The following nucleotide sequence is from Solanum dulcamara chromosome 7, daSolDulc1.2, whole genome shotgun sequence.
TACCCAAGGATGAAATTTGGTTTTCTCATAAACTGGGAAGTTTCAGAGATTGCAAAACTCCTTCAATTGTTGAATATGTTTCCTGGAATACTTAATGGAGCTGACAAACCTTTTTGGTTGCTCCACAACAAAGGGATTTTTACAGTTAAACCTTGCTACTGGAAGAAGAATAACAGTCAATCCACTACAGGCTTTTGGCCTTGGAAACAAATCTAGAAGGTCACAAGCCCCCTGAAAGCCTCTTGTTATGGTTGGCAAATAGGAGAGCATGTCTAACTCATGAAGTGCTACAAGGAAAAGGAATGCAAACCTGTTCAAGAAGTTTTGTGTGTAATCAAGAAGTGGAGAGCAACTGTCATCTGTTCCTGCACTGCAAAATGCCCTCAGTATTCTTGGAGTTAGTTGGGTGATGCCAAAGTCCACTATTGAGCTGCTTAACAGTTGGAAAGGAATTGGCAGTAGAGGGTCAAAGGAAACCTGGTGGATGACTCTTTGAGCATGTATCTGGTGGACACTATGAAAGGAACGGAATACCAAATGTTTTGAAGGCAAGAGTAGCAACACTCAGAAGATAAAGAGTCAGAGTCCTCGCTTActgtatttttggtgtaaacaagagtttgtggggggggggggggggggagcaGGACATAGTAGCACTAGTTGATTTCATAGGTAACTTGTAAAGTTCTCATACTTTTGCAGTCCTCTTGGAGGAATTCCCACACTTTTGGTGGGTGTAAGATTCTTCCTCGTCATTTCTTGGATGATGAGTTTTTGTGAATGCAAAGTTACCCTTGtctcaaaaaaagagaaatatgtGGCAGGGGTAATGGCATTAAATAGAACGACAGTAGATCAGAGACTAGTCACAAGAAAGGCAAGTTTTAAATGTAAAttgatttgtttcataaaaaaggaaaataatgcATATTCTTATTGCACGTTTTTTGTCATTGGCTCTCTAAGTCTCCTTCAGGCGCGCgtacacacatacacacacaccaAAAAAAGGGCACAAATCAAAATGGGGAAGgtatgaaaaataataagcTTGAATGAGAGCTTAAATAGCAATCCCAATAAGACGTCAAAGTAGAAGACACGCTTTTCTCTCCCTAAGGATATGAATGTTCCATTTTTTCTAACAAAATTACAATGACTTGAAATGAAAAACAACCAGAAAGACAATGAAAGTTAGCTACTCGGCAAAATAGCAGGCAAGCAAAGCAACAAGACataaaaacaatttaaaatagtaagaaAGTAGATACCcaaatattatttcaaaaaaggaATTCACATAACAATGATTAACAGCTTAAATATCAGCATACTGGAGTTTATAACACAAAGAGCTGACCTTTTTGATGATCTACATTGAGCAGACTTGATCCTTGAACTTTCCCTTCTTCATATTGAACTTCCTCTTCCTCTCCTGCTTTCTCCTCCTCTTCTACAAGAAAGTAgcaaaacaattaaaaaaagcaAGAAAGTAGATAGCCAagtattatttcaaaaaaaaaataatgattaaaaacttAAGTATCAGCAGATAACACAAAAGAACTAAACTATTTGATCATCTACATTGAGTAGACTTGATCCTTgacctttttcttcttcaccttgtatttcttcttcttcctcctcctccccCTCATCTTCTTCTACCTCTTCTAATGAAATAGCAGGGAAGTAAAGCAAAGACGCATAAACACAATTAAAATAGCAAAAAAGTAGATACCCAGTAttgttttttaaaagaaattcacATAATAATGACTAACAACTTAAATATCAGCATACTGGAATTGATAATACAAAGCACTAACCTTTTTTATCATCGACATTCAGTAAAATTGATCCTTCACCTtgtacttcttcttcttcttcttcttcctcctcctcctcctcctcctcctcctcctcctcctcctcctcctcctcttcttctacCTCTTCTAATGAAGTAGCAGGCAAGCAAAAAGCATACAGACTATTAAGAATAGCAAGAAAGCATATACCCAAATGTTATTTTAAATAAGAGTGAaggtcaaaaacacacctaaagcATTCTGATTTTTTGAGATTCATACCTGAACTATAATGTGTAAGTTTCCTAACTGAACTATCACCAAATGTTTATGGAAAACACCTCAATTATCAGTTGTTCACTTAAACATTTTGGTGATAGCTCAGGTTATAAACTCGCACAACTAATAGTTCTAACTCAAAGAAATCGAAATACTTTAATTGTgttttttgatcttttaattcttcaaaataataatgattAACAACATAGATATCAGCATACTAGAATCGATAACACAAAGCACTAATGAAATTGATCCTTCACCTTGTACATCTTCCTCCTCCTCtacctcttcttcttcttctacctctatttcttcttcaacttcaatCTCCTCTTCGACCTCAATTTCTTCGTATTCGTCGTCCTCATCCTCTTCAACATCGGGATTAGGTATCGATGATGAACTCTTTATAAATGGATCAACCGCCGCACCGGAAGATGGCATTGAGTTTGACGCCGGTAAGAAAGAGGCGATGGCCACGGTGGTTCGCGGAGGATGGAAGCGGTACAATGATGCCGATTGATGGGGTTTAATCACTGCAAAATTCTTATTCAagatagtaatttttatttttattttactttcaaAGATAAATTTTGTTTACCACAAAGGAAAAAGGACAAAAAGTTTCCAAGCTAAAAACATggttttattttagaaaaaaaaatagtttaaaatatatataataaaataattagtttataataaaatagttatattttttattttcataaaaatagtcaaaaatcattaaaaaaatatatacactaacTATACAATATATCTTATTTATACACttattatgcattataataTACTCAAAAAGTTGAATATAGTTTAACTATATACACTGACTATTCAATTCCAATCAATTCAAAATCACTTAAACATTCTCAAATTTCAAATATGAAATCCTCTTaatattttgagtcttttgatatataattcgTTCAAAACAATTACATTTGTGAAGAAGCCGAATTTTAAAGGAGGAGGTTGTGTGGCCATTTTCTAGGAAAAAGAATATCATTGAATGGTCattttagataatttttataaattaggTTAAAAATGATAAGTAAAAGAACATgttcatcacaaaacaagccagcaagtgatcatttcacatataatctagcatgtttccctgttcatatacacatatgtatataataaagcaatttaaaaagtatatgaaacacatacggaaaataaaatcatcacctacctcgaattcaagcttcaacaacacTAAGATGCAAGTGTCTTCCTTTTTCGGGTTCTTTCTGCTAGTTAttggtctaaaacaagtcacatatatacataaggATCAATAAAATAGCCAAATTCACAAGAATTATAACTCAATTTTTATCCAAGGCCaaatccatgatcctaaccccaccctagggctattttccaatatagttttcagttcaaaccctcccccaatgattaccaactatagtttctaggttctaggaatcaaatgaTGAGCTTAGGAGGTAAAATCCTTATCTTAAGCATGGAAATTCatggaaaattgatgaaattcgCCCTAGGTTGCCTCTTGTAGTTCTAGAAACtgtttttgcagaaaaagaccgtttttgagatttttcccTTCTTAAATCGCGATTGTCCTACTCTGGCGGGAGAAGTTCCGCTTTGGCAGAATATGCGGAAATAGTGAGCTCAGAGTTTGAGCTCCAAGCCTTCATTTGGCAACATACTCCCTTctaaagacgtattaaaatatatcctTCACGTCAAATCCaatttcgagagttttactcgcccgaatgagATTCCGCGAAGTCGTAAATGCTTCGTATCGTTTTGGCTATCATCTTACCCACTCAAATCAGAGATTCGATCCCCCACtattcacatgatcaccctagacctcacctgactcagaattcgtccaagtttggcctaggctaaatttttccaaagttttttggctcaaaattcttttttcattAGCCTATCCATAACGACGGGGACAGGTCGTTACAGAAATGATGTTTCTTTCAGTCTGGCAATATATGAAGAACTTAatgtatataataaaattattttcgtGCATGTCTATATAGACAATGAAGTTTATACGAAAATTCTTGAAGGATTTAAAAgattttaaatagtttttattAAGTACCCAATAATTGTGAGATTGATtgacataaaaataaattaattttgatcTCATGAAAATGGTTAGAAAGTATCATATcatagtgcaattggtgcacttatgtatcatGGTATTACTATTCATGATAgaatatattttatgaatgtgcATGCAAAATATAACATCACTCTTATTAGTGGAGATATATATTAGAGTGAATCAAATattgataaaaaattatttattctaACCAATTGTTTCAAGGTTTATTATTTATGGAaccatgaaaaattatttaatttatatgaagTTTGACCTCAAGAAAGTTGTCTGTTTTCATATGAGAATATTGTTATATCAAATTATTCTACAAGTCAGTCAATTTTATTGTCATGCAAATGAAAGTGTCCAGCAGTACTTGGTTGTTGCTGTAAACAAGTTGAACGAACAAGTTGTCTACTATGACTAGATCACTAACTAAGTGATTGTCAAGTATATTTTTGGTTGAGctcatagactcaaaatatctcaaagacaaaaaaatattttatcgaGAAAAGCTCAAAGATGCAACATCTTAATGAACGTGATTTAGTCACaaagacataataaatatcaaaattgaaaaGCTAAGTATGAGATTGGGAGATATCCTTTATACAAACACTTGATCTAGTTAGTGTCGTTGtgtgttttgataaatatttggtAATAGTCAAGTAAAAACTTACACATTTGATAGTTCAAATATGCAACTCATAAAAATGACATTTCAACTGTGTTGTTCGCTAATCTctctatattttatataaagtaCTTATAATTACAACATTGTTCTAGTGCTAGTTAGATTAGGACATCACTTTTTTCCTCCAAAAAAATAGGTGCATAATTGAAAATCTTGCTATAACATGGATATTTATACCTTTTTTCTTCACCTATGGAATAGCCATGAAATTATGACAAGAAGGTGTCATCACAACTTAAGGGTAAATTCTTCAAAGTAGTGGTTAGAccgctatgttatatggggcggagtgttggtcagttaaggtctctcacgttcaaaagatgaaagtagccaagataagaatgttgagatggatgtgtgggcataccaggagcgacatgattagaaatgaggctattcaggATAAAGTgggagtgacctcggtggaagacaagatgcggaaaattcgactgagatggtttgagcatgtgaagaggagagacacagatgtcCCAGTGCGGatgtgtgagaggttggccatggatgatttcagaaggggtaggggtaggccgaagaaatattgggaaaaggtgattagataggacatgacgcagttacaacttaccgaggacatgaccttagataggagggtgtggaggacccatattagggtagaaggctagtacatagtctcgttattcctccgtattagtaggcgcattatcgcactataatttcttgtgctctgacttctgttattatctttctattattttttgtactttgattactctattttatttgtgttgctttcgttatttgtgttattcgttatttgcttttccatattgctttgaatttcttagccttatatgacatctttttatgcttttttgagtcgagggtctctcgaaaacagccttcctaccttggtaggagtaaggtctgcgtacactttaccctcccagacccacgttgtggaatttcactgggttgttctTGTTGTATGATATTATTCAACCATCACTTGTATATCACAggttttaaatatatatatatattttttttatttgtaactTTGAGATTATGATATTACAACATGATATAAGAGTAATTCAATAcaataattaaatcaaatatatcataaaattatataagtTTTCCTGAGTTACATATCATAATTCTgaaatgaattatttttcttcttctttatttattactttGAAATCAGAACGTTTCAACATTATTTGTGACTAATCCAACGAGAATTTTATGTTGAATATAACACAAAGTCATACCGAATTGTCATGACTAGATATCACATTTAAAgtaaatatcatataaaatcacgACGACGATCTAACAAAAATCGCGACTAATTCAAGATGCATGTCATTTAAattgaatataatataaaatcataTCAGTCAATCATAACTTGCATGCCACAttgtttaaatatatttttccaaTGTGATAACTTATAAGCATATTAACgagataaatatattaattataatatcaaatcatatcgaatCTATCATAAATTACATGTCATAATTCACCAATTTTTATTTAGCTTGGCATATTGGACGAGCCCCTACCTTTAACATCCGTTAATGGCGCAATGATTAATGGCAGCTTGGCCATTTGATTTCAATTTCGTGTACCAAATTCAAAGAAAAGAGTCAATGAAGCATGAACAAATTTGAACTTTTTCCCACTAATTTAAGGACATTAATGTAAATCTAGAAAAAATAAGGGACCCAACTCACTTTTCCAAAACTTGGATAAAAATATTCTCATGTAAGTGCTCTTATCATGCACTCGCATTTTTTAGCTTCTAAATGCTTTCCACATTTGtttttttagttattaattattttcaaaaagtgTTTTTTACTTTCATAGtaaaaattgaagttgtgtTTGATAATACATATAAATTGGAGTTGTTttctttactctttttttttgagtatttggaatgaaaaaaatgaaattattttttttttaaaaaaaattcctaaaaattttaaaattttatgactAACACATGGTTTGAATGGCTGTTACCCgctacattatattatattgttagTTTAGATacaatgtttgttttgattgttacttaaattttattgtatcgtattatttaaatttatcgtTAGATAATGACGAAAAGTCCCAGTTTATGTGACGACTGATTTGGTGTGATCGTATCGTTACCTTAatattcttttcttattttatctttacttattatttaataatattattttatcttttatcctGCATTTTCATAGTAGTTTTATCCCCATACTATATTTTTCTTGTCGTTGATTTGTGACACTATATAACAACAGAAAATGATACAATCTATTCAAAcactatatttattaaaataatacagtacaatacaatataatataataggataaattataaaacaagacataacaaccatccaaacgaatttcaaaaataacaaaaaatcataagagaagAAAAGTTCACGAAAAGTTGGAAAATAGTATGCCCGAAGGGAATCCTGGTCTTCTCTCCTAACGAATTTTCCATTTGCTGCTCCCTTTCTTTTGTGCTTTGGTAAGCCACGTGGCAGTTGATTAAGCAAGGGTTCAGGGGAATCAGTAGGCTTCATAAGCACAGGATTATTggcaaaaatcaaaaaagaaaaaaaaaggtccATAATCAAGTACTATATACAGCACGTCCCATCAATTATTCTACACAAAAGTCTACATTctctgtttttttcttcttttttggggTTTCTCTCTCTTAAGATTAGATTATGATAGTGGTTGGTGTCCACAATGAGCAAAAAGGAAATGTATTTCAAGAAATTAAAAGCAAATTGAAGAAAAGACATAGAAGTAGTTGGACAAAAAAATGCTCAAATTTCACTTTTtgctcttcttctttgttttcaagATTGGTCTTTCTCTACCTGGtaagttttttttatgattctctttttctttttttgtataaTGTGAATTTGATGAAGGGGTTTAAAGGGTGTCTAAATTATGTAGTTTTTATGTGTTTGAACTTTGAATAactctttttattattatacatGCTATGTTTGGGTCAGTTTGGGCGCACCTATACGAATGAATGGTGCTAAATTGTCAAAATTGTGTTTGAATTCAATTTGTTTTGGTTTGATTGACTAATGTTTAACTCAGAGCAGCATTAGGACCCAAAATGCTCAAATTTCACTTTTtgctcttcttctttgttttcaagATTTCTCTTTCTTTACCTGGTAAGCTCTTtttattattctctttttttttttttttgtataatgtGAATTTGATGAAGGGGTTTAAAGGGTGTCTAAATTATGTAGTTGTAATGTGTTTGaatgactttttttttgttgaaatttttgatGTTTGGGTCAGTTTACGCTCAGCTCGACTAATGGATGGTGCAAAATTGTGTttgaatttaatttgttttagtCTGATTGAGTGATGTTTAACTCAGAGCAGCATTTGGACCCAAAAAGCTCAAACTCCACTATTTGGTCTTTTTCTTTAACTTCCTCTTTGCTCTCAAGATTGCTCATTTTTTTGGCCCTTGTCAGcttcttttatgttttttttttctttttgtataatGTGAATTGGATGAAGGATTTAAAGGGTGTCTAGATTATATAGTTGTAATGTGTTtgaagaattattattttttttgataattgttTGGGTCAGTTTGTGTGCAGCTAGACTAATGGATGCAAAATTGTGTTTGAATTTGATTTGTTTTGGTTTGATTGACTAATGTTAACTATTTGCAAGTACTTAGATGTTTGACTATACAAATTGTTTTAGTTTGATTGGTTGATCCAAATTGTTTTAGTTTGATTGGTTGATCTTTCCATTTTCTCACTTTTGTGTTCTTATTTAATTTCTACTGAGCTCTCAAGATTGCAATTTCTCACCCTGGTCAGCTCCTCTTATgcctttttttctttccttttatacAATGTGAATTGGATGAAGGGCTTTAAAGGGTGTCTAAATTATgtagttttaatttgtttgagtAACTTTTCTTTGATAACCCTGATGTCTGAGCCAGTTTGGGCGCATCTCAACTAATGGATACAATTCGTGTTTGAATTCAGTTTTTTTGGTTTGATTGACTAATGTTAACTTGTTAGTACTTAGCTGTTTGTGGTTGGTTCTATGATTATGTTGTTGGATTTAGTGATGGACCTTATGGTGCCTACATTTTCGATTTTGGAATTAAAGCAAATTGAAGAAAACTCATAGCAGCATTCTCAAACTCCAActtttgttgttcttcttcaacTTGCCCCATTTCAGCTCCTTTTATGTTTTATTATGCAATGTGAATTTTATGAAGGGCTATAAAGGGTGTCCAAATTATGTAGTTGTAATTGTGTTTGCATCAATTTGTTTTAGTTTTGATTCGCTAATGTTAGCTTAAGTTGGAACTCCAGCAAGGGTGGTGTGAAATATTGTGATTGGACTCTTTATATGGTATTGGAAAATACTCACCTCATGAGCTAGTTTTTTGCAACTACTTAGCTTGTTGTGGTTAATTTCATGAGAATGTTGTTGGATGTAAGATAGGATTCCTAATTATTCAGACCGTAACCAAATTACACATGCTCGTCAGTATAATCATGTATACTCACGAAATTTCTGATCTCTTGATTCCATGATATGATGAAGTATCCTGAGATGTCTTCACAAACTTAACGAGCAGCTCGAGGGCTGCTTTTTTTCATAAGAATAAGTTTTTTTGGTGCATAAAATTGTTATATACTCTAGTTAATAACTTTATTAGATGTTATTGCTTCCCTATATGTACTTGTTCGGCAGTTCTTTTGATTGCTAGCATTGTTATACTAGAAGAAAAAGGCTTCTCCTTTATTATTGATTATCCTCTTTCAAGTTGCTCTGTTGTTTACTATCTATCCTGTTTATTCATTGCAGCACCATATGTAATGCGAATAAGCTGTGGAGCTCGAAATGATGTTCGTAGTGAACCAACAAGTACCCTCTGGCATAAAGATTTTGGATATACAGGAGGCATACATAAGAATGCAACCTACCCAAGTTTCATAACACCTCGACTCGACACATTACGGTTATTCCCTCTATCAGAGGGTCCTGAAAATTGTTACAATATCGATAGAGTGCCAGATGGCCACTATTCAGTGAGGATCTACTTTGGATTGGTTAAAGAACCAAGTTTTGATACCGAACCTCTATTTGATGTTTCTGTTGAAGGGACCTTGGTTTATTCTTTGCCGTCTGGTTGGAGTAATCACGATGATGAACAGGCATTTGTTGAAACTCTTGTATTTCTTGAAAATGGTACTGCCTCACTTTGCTTCCACAGCACTGGTCATGGAGATCCTGCTATACTTGCAATCGAGATTCAACAGGTAGATGAGAAAGCATACTATTCTGGTCCTGGATTTGGTCGAGGGACAATCTTTAGAACTAGCAAAAGATTGAGCTGTGGAGATCAGAAtccaaagtttgacgttgactACGATGGAGACCGTTGGGGTGGGGATCGGTTCTGGAGCTCAATTATAACCTTTGGTCAGAATTCTGATAAGCCCATATATACTAAAAGCACCATAAAGTCAGCTTCTGTAGCACCAAACTTTTATCCACAAGCTCTTTACCAAACTGCTCTTGTTAGTACCGACAACGATCCAGATTTAACACACACAATAGACGTCGATCCCAACAAAAACTACTCTGTCTGGTTACACTTCGCAGAAATTGATCCTTCAGTTACAGATGTGGGACAAAGGATTATTGACATCTCGATAAATGGTGACATTGCATTTCGAGATATTGACATTGTGA
It contains:
- the LOC129895485 gene encoding receptor-like protein 4; its protein translation is MLKFHFLLFFFVFKIGLSLPAPYVMRISCGARNDVRSEPTSTLWHKDFGYTGGIHKNATYPSFITPRLDTLRLFPLSEGPENCYNIDRVPDGHYSVRIYFGLVKEPSFDTEPLFDVSVEGTLVYSLPSGWSNHDDEQAFVETLVFLENGTASLCFHSTGHGDPAILAIEIQQVDEKAYYSGPGFGRGTIFRTSKRLSCGDQNPKFDVDYDGDRWGGDRFWSSIITFGQNSDKPIYTKSTIKSASVAPNFYPQALYQTALVSTDNDPDLTHTIDVDPNKNYSVWLHFAEIDPSVTDVGQRIIDISINGDIAFRDIDIVRIAGGVNSALVLNKTIPVSGRILTITLHPTTGTHAIISAIEIFEVITAESKTLPEEVKALQSLKLALGLPLRFGWNGDPCFPQQHPWSGVDCQFDRTSNTWVIDGLDLENQGLRGFLPDDVSQLRHLQSINLSGNNIHGPIPSALGTITSLEKLDLSYNSFNGSIPESLGELTSLLTLNLNGNLLSGKIPAALGGRLLHRASFNFTDNAGLCGIPGLPTCGPHLTVGAKIGIGLGACVAVVVITTCITCWWKRRQNILRAQRIAARDAPYAKKRTHFNHIQMTRHHHNGHHHEHTRTAVENGPPLLT